Proteins co-encoded in one Malus domestica chromosome 09, GDT2T_hap1 genomic window:
- the LOC103429023 gene encoding formate dehydrogenase, mitochondrial, whose product MAMKRVLVSAVRGLASSGSSASSTTFTRHLHASGGSKKIVGVFYKAKEYAELNPNFLGCEERALGIRDWLESQGHKYIVTDDKEGPNCELDKHIEDLHVLITTPFHPAYVTAERIKKAKNLQLLLTAGIGSDHIDLKAAAAAGLTVAEVTGSNVVSVAEDELMRILILVRNFVPGYQQIVSGEWNVAGIAYRAYDLEGKTVGTVGAGRIGRLLLQRLKPFNCNLLYHDRVKIDSELEKQTGAKFEEDLDAMLPKCDVIVVNTPLTEKTRGLFDKERIAKCKKGVLIVNNARGAIMDTQAVVDACSSGHIAGYSGDVWNPQPAPKDHPWRYMPNHAMTPHISGTTIDAQLRYAAGTKDMLDRYFKGEEFPAQNYIVKDGKLASQYQ is encoded by the exons ATGGCGATGAAGCGTGTGCTTGTTTCTGCAGTTCGAGGTCTTGCTTCATCAGGAAGCTCAGCATCTTCAACAACTTTCACCAGGCACCTCCAT GCATCTGGTGGAAGCAAAAAGATAGTTGGGGTGTTTTACAAGGCCAAGGAGTATGCAGAATTGAACCCCAATTTTCTGGGTTGTGAGGAAAGGGCCTTGGGGATAAGGGACTGGCTGGAATCACAGGGCCACAAGTATATTGTCACTGATGACAAGGAAGGACCAAATTGTG AACTTGACAAACACATTGAAGATCTTCATGTTCTCATAACAACGCCCTTCCACCCGGCCTATGTCACGGCCGAAAGGATAAAAAAGGCCAAGAATTTGCAGCTGCTTCTAACAGCTGGAATTGGCTCTGATCACATTGATCTGaaagctgctgctgctgctggatTAACCGTGGCAGAGGTCACGGGAAGCAATGTGGTTTCGGTTGCAGAAGATGAGCTCATGAGAATCCTCATTCTCGTCCGCAACTTCGTACCTGGGTATCAGCAGATTGTTAGTGGGGAATGGAATGTTGCAGGCATTGCCTACAGAGCTTATGATCTTGAAGGAAAGACGGTGGGGACGGTTGGTGCTGGACGTATTGGCAGGCTTTTGCTCCAAAGGTTGAAGCCTTTCAACTGCAATCTCCTCTATCATGATCGTGTCAAGATTGACTCCGAATTGGAGAAACAGACCGGGGCAAAGTTTGAGGAGGATCTGGATGCAATGCTTCCGAAATGTGACGTTATTGTTGTCAACACACCCCTAACTGAAAAAACAAG AGGACTGTTTGACAAAGAAAGAATTGCAAAATGTAAGAAGGGAGTTCTGATTGTTAACAATGCTCGTGGGGCAATCATGGACACGCAGGCTGTTGTCGACGCTTGCTCCAGCGGACACATTGCAG GTTACAGTGGTGATGTTTGGAATCCACAACCAGCTCCAAAAGACCATCCATGGCGTTACATGCCAAACCATGCTATGACCCCTCATATATCCGGTACCACAATTGATGCGCAG TTGCGTTATGCTGCTGGGACGAAGGATATGCTCGACAGGTACTTCAAGGGAGAAGAATTTCCGGCACAAAACTACATTGTCAAGGACGGTAAACTAGCAAGCCAATACCAGTAG
- the LOC114823971 gene encoding uncharacterized protein, with translation MRHQSTVGFYAIEAESFKALKLEPRGNYRNVSIFASGAAFDGVSDLGSRHMIPASRHFRSSIFESSRGFRIKAHDPGVKALPQQHLRVLSG, from the exons ATGCGCCATCAGAGCACCGTGGGTTTTTATgccattgaagccgagagcttcaAAGCTCTAAAACTCGAACCCAG GGGCAATTATCGCAACGTTTCTATCTTCGCTAGTGGCGCAGCTTTtgacggagtatct GATTTAGGATCAAGGCACATGATCCCggcgtcaaggcacttccgcagcagcatcttcgagtcctctcggg GATTTAGGATCAAGGCACATGATCCCggcgtcaaggcacttccgcagcagcatcttcgagtcctctcggggtAG
- the LOC103442263 gene encoding uncharacterized protein translates to MGAYNNDRVFSPIYSFASSQDVRLSKHVHDSVHGNIYLDALSLKFIDTEEFQRLRELKQLGMTHMVYPGATHSRFEHSLGVYWLAGEAAQRLKIYQGSELDIDRFDIQTVKIAGLLHDVGHGPFSHLFEREFLPQVRSGFHWSHEHMSAKMVDHIVNQHHIDIDSEMVKRVKEMILASSEFAVPKSSREKPFLYEIVANGRNGIDVDKFDYILRDCRNCGLGLNFEYQRLMETMRVLDDEICYRAKDYLTVHKLFATRADLYRTVYTHPKVKAIELMVVDALVKANDFLDIASRIEDPSQYWKLDDTIIRTIETAPNEELKEARDLILRIRRRNLYQFCNEYSLPKEKMEHFKNVTAQDIVCSQKNGGVTLKEEDVTVSNVRIDLTRGRHNPLESISFFQDYNSHEKFTISDDRISHLLPTSYQDMIVRVYSKKPELVGAISEAFENFQLKTYGIKAQIHATPEKKKRRILA, encoded by the exons ATGGGGGCGTACAACAACGACCGTGTTTTTTCGCCGATATACAGCTTCGCCTCCTCTCAAGACGTCCGTCTCTCGAAGCACGTGCACGACAGTGTCCATGGCAACATTTACCTCGACGCG CTTTCGTTGAAGTTTATCGATACCGAGGAGTTTCAGAG GCTTCGGGAGTTGAAGCAACTCG GAATGACACACATGGTTTATCCAGGGGCCACACATTCCAGGTTTGAGCATTCGCTTGGTGTCTATTGGCTTGCTGGTGAAGCTGCACAGAGGCTTAAAATTTACCAG GGTTCGGAGCTGGATATTGACCGATTTGATATCCAGACAGTAAAAATTGCAG gACTTCTGCATGATGTTGGCCATGGGCCCTTCAGTCACTTGTTTGAACGTGAGTTTCTTCCCCAGGTTCGGAGTGGTTTCCATTG GTCACATGAACATATGTCAGCGAAGATGGTTGACCACATTGTTAATCAGCATCATATTGATATCGACTCTGAGATGGTTAAAAGAGTTAAG GAGATGATACTGGCCAGCTCAGAATTTGCAGTGCCTAAG AGCTCAAGGGAGAAGCCTTTTTTGTATGAAATTGTTGCAAATGGCCGTAATGGAATTGATGTGGACAA GTTTGATTATATTCTTCGTGACTGCCGCAATTGTGGGCTGGGATTGAACTTTGAGTATCAAAG ATTAATGGAGACAATGCGGGTTCTGGATGATGAAATATGCTATCGTGCCAAAGATT ATCTTACCGTCCACAAGTTATTTGCTACCCGTGCTGATTTGTATCGAACAGTTTATACACATCCGAAAGTAAAG GCCATAGAGCTTATGGTGGTTGATGCTTTAGTGAAAGCAAATGATTTTCTTGACATTGCGTCACGCATTGAGGATCCCTCTCAATACTGGAAG TTAGATGACACCATAATTAGAACTATTGAGACAGCTCCAAACGAAGAACTAAAGGAAGCTAGGGACTTAATCCTACGCATTAGGAGGAGAAATCTTTATCAG TTTTGCAACGAGTATTCTTTACCCAAGGAAAAAATGGAGCATTTCAAAAATGTCACCGCTCAAGATATTGTTTGTTCTCAG AAAAATGGAGGAGTGACATTGAAAGAGGAGGATGTCACTGTTAGCAATGTCAGGATTGATTTGACTCGTGGGAGACATAATCCTCTTGAAAG TATCAGCTTTTTCCAG GATTACAATAGTCATGAAAAATTCACCATAAGCGATGATCGTATTAGTCACTTGCTGCCGACATCATATCAAGATATGATAGTGCGTGTGTACTCCAAAAAGCCTGAGCTG GTCGGAGCAATCTCTGAGGCTTTTGAGAACTTTCAGCTAAAAACATACGGGATCAAGGCACAGATACATGCAACACCAGAGAAAAAGAAGCGTCGTATCTTAGCATGA
- the LOC103442264 gene encoding uncharacterized protein At4g28440-like, producing the protein MAETKPAKRKPVFKKVDQLKPDTKGHTLVVKVVSVKMVLQKARPDGIRVRQMRIAECLVGDETGTIVFTARNDQVDLMTTGATVILRNAKIDMFKGSMRLAVDKWGRVEVTEPASFSVKEDNNLSLVEYELINVNELANPGASQVVC; encoded by the exons ATGGCGGAAACAAAACCGGCAAAGAGGAAACCTGTATTCAAGAAGGTTGATCAGCTGAAACCGGACACCAAGGGGCACACCTTGGTTGTGAAGGTTGTTAGTGTGAAGATGGTATTGCAGAAGGCCCGTCCTGATGGAATCCGAGTTCGTCAGATGAGGATCGCCGAATGCTTGGTCGGAGATGAAACCGGAACCATCGTTTTCACTGCCAGAAATGACCAAG TTGATTTGATGACAACTGGTGCCACGGTGATTCTGCGCAACGCGAAAATAGACATGTTCAAGGGTTCTATGAGGCTTGCTGTGGACAAATGGGGTCGAGTTGAAGTAACCGAACCCGCCAGCTTCTCTGTTAAGGAAGATAACAACTTGTCACTGGTGGAATATGAGCTGATTAATGTTAATGAACTGGCTAATCCTGGTGCCAGTCAAGTGGTTTGTTGA
- the LOC103429024 gene encoding LOW QUALITY PROTEIN: protein farnesyltransferase subunit beta (The sequence of the model RefSeq protein was modified relative to this genomic sequence to represent the inferred CDS: deleted 1 base in 1 codon), with protein sequence MERPTATVTQRDQWMVESEVFGIYGRFGSLPPKAQSVMIELQRDSHIEYLTRGLRGLPSSFCVLDANRPWLCYWILHSLALLGESIDDELERNAIDFLSRCQDPEGGYGGGPEQMPHLATTYAAVNALITLGGDEALSSINRGELYKFLRRMKHPSGGFRMHDGGEIDVRACYTAVSVASILNILDDELVHNVGSFILSCQTYEGGISGEPGAEAHGGSDNFFPFMYTFCGVATMVLINQVNRMDLPGLIGWLVFRQGKECGFQGRTNKLVDGCYSFWQGGVFPLLQRVCPTIDEQLELLDAGGHCTKDGPQTSTKSNLSEEGKNFEGTTSPGVNLNDIGYDFLKRPVKLEPLFHSIALQQYILLCSQEEKGGMKDKPGKSRDFYHTCYCLSGLSVCQHILSNDEDSPVSPRAVMGPYSNLLEPIHPLFNVVLEKYHEARAFFF encoded by the exons ATGGAGCGTCCGACCGCCACCGTGACTCAGCGCGATCAGTGGATGGTAGAAAGTGAGGTCTTTGGGATCTACGGACGCTTCGGCAGCCTCCCTCCCAAAGCCCAATCCGTCAT GATTGAGCTTCAGCGTGATAGTCACATAGAGTACTTAACCAGAGGACTCAGAGGACTCCCTTCCTCCTTCTGCGTTTTGGATGCCAA TCGGCCTTGGCTTTGCTATTGGATTCTACACTCATTG GCTTTGCTAGGGGAGTCTATTGATGATGAACTTGAACGTAATGCCATTGATTTCCTAAGCCGTTGTCAG GACCCAGAGGGGGGATATGGCGGCGGACCTGAACAG ATGCCACATCTTGCAACAACTTATGCTGCAGTTAATGCGCTTATAACTCTCGGTGGTGATGAGGCGCTTTCATCAATTAATAG agGTGAACTCTACAAGTTTTTGCGGCGAATGAAACATCCAAGCGGCGGCTTCAG GATGCATGATGGTGGAGAAATTGATGTCCGGGCTTGCTACACTGCGGTTTCT GTAGCAAGCATTTTGAACATTTTGGATGATGAACTGGTTCATAATGTTGGAAGTTTCATCTTAAG TTGTCAGACGTATGAAGGTGGTATTTCTGGGGAGCCTGGTGCTGAAGCCCATGGTGG GTCCGAcaatttttttcccttcatGTACACTTTTTGTGGGGTAGCTACAATGGTTCTAATCAATCAGGTCAATCGTATGGATTTGCCTGGACTAATT GGTTGGTTGGTATTTCGACAAGGGAAGGAGTGTGGATTTCAGGGGAGGACTAATAAATTGGTCGACGGTTGCTACTCCTTCTGGCAG GGAGGCGTTTTTCCATTATTACAAAGGGTATGTCCAACTATTGATGAACAACTCGAGCTTCTGGATGCTGGAGGACACTGTACCAAGGATGGCCCACAGACTTCTACAAAATCTAATTTATCTGAAGAGGGGAAAAATTTTGAAGGCACTACATCTCCAGGAG TGAATTTGAATGACATCGGCTATGATTTTCTCAAGAGGCCTGTAAAATTGGAGCCACTTTTTCACAGCATCGCATTGCAACAATATATACTTTTATGCTCACAG GAGGAGAAGGGTGGAATGAAAGACAAGCCCGGGAAATCTCGAGACTTTTATCACACATGCTATTGTCTAAGTGGTCTCTCTGTATGTCAACACATTCTGTCGAACGATGAAGACTCTCCGGTGTCGCCTAGGGCAGTCATGGGTCCCTATTCCAACTTGTTGGAACCAATTCATCCCCTCTTCAATGTTGTCCTAGAAAAATACCATGAAGCAAGGGCATTCTTTTTCTAG